One Alnus glutinosa chromosome 3, dhAlnGlut1.1, whole genome shotgun sequence genomic region harbors:
- the LOC133862203 gene encoding pentatricopeptide repeat-containing protein At1g80880, mitochondrial, whose amino-acid sequence MALLPSLARRLQRTHPHLLQALFILRPITLSPSSSSSQHPFLNCLSYTFHRTCFVPSPQTLTHRFSTLQPFLPRNPGYPFDFHNYKFQTTHDPHNLGLLRFLELLRGASQCPSEAEAMAFLDDSGIEADTEMVYSAIWETREEWRLAFLAFKWGERWSCSDEKACNLMICVLGNHRKFNTAWCLIRDMHMHRSKMDTRQAMLIMIDRYACANDPCKVIRMFHIMETFRLTPDQEAFHTVLNALCRNGNIEEAEEFMFAKKKLFPLETEGFNIILNGWCNISLDVFEAKRVWREMSRCCITPDATSYTHMISCFSKVGNLFDSLRLYDEMKKRSWVPGLEVYNSLIYVLTCENCFKEALNILDKMKGLGLQPDSATYNSMIRPLCEAKRLEEAVNILTTMMDENLSPTMETYHAFLEGAGFEGTFEVLNRMRKVGLGPTEDTFLILLGKFFKLEQPENALKIFMEMKQYEVVPSSTHYSVLVQGLATCGWLIKAREFYAEMRANGFLEDPKLKKLLQEPVRGSTNKGKQQVQRGKRDGRVNHHHQSRKRKKSIRKSNLEL is encoded by the exons ATGGCACTTCTTCCCTCACTTGCAAGGAGGCTTCAACGAACACATCCGCACCTCCTCCAAGCTCTCTTCATACTCCGCCCTATAACTCTCtcaccctcttcttcttcttcacaacaCCCATTCCTCAATTGCCTCTCTTACACATTTCATCGAACATGTTTCGTACCCTCTCCACAGACGCTCACGCACCGGTTCTCAACCCTCCAACCCTTCTTACCTCGAAACCCCGGATACCCATTTGACTTCCACAATTACAAATTCCAAACCACCCATGACCCGCACAACCTGGGTCTTCTCCGATTCCTCGAATTGCTCAGAGGAGCCTCCCAGTGTCCCTCAGAGGCAGAGGCCATGGCCTTTCTTGACGACTCAGGCATCGAAGCGGATACAGAAATGGTCTACTCGGCGATTTGGGAAACCAGGGAAGAGTGGAGACTGGCTTTTTTGGCTTTTAAATGGGGAGAGAGATGGAGCTGCAGTGATGAAAAAGCGTGCAATTTGATGATTTGTGTTTTAGGCAATCATAGAAAGTTTAATACTGCATGGTGTTTGATTCGGGACATGCATATGCACCGGTCTAAAATGGATACTCGGCAGGCAATGCTTATTATGATTGACAG ATATGCATGTGCAAATGATCCATGCAAGGTTATTCGGATGTTCCACATCATGGAGACATTCAGACTGACCCCTGATCAGGAAGCATTCCACACTGTTCTGAATGCTCTCTGTAGAAATGGAAACATTGAAGAGGCTGAAGAatttatgtttgcaaagaagAAGTTATTCCCACTGGAGACTGAGGGTTTTAACATTATTCTCAATGGGTGGTGTAATATATCTCTCGATGTATTTGAAGCAAAGAGAGTTTGGAGAGAAATGTCGAGATGCTGTATTACACCAGACGCAACTTCTTATACCCACATGATTTCCTGTTTCTCAAAGGTTGGGAATCTCTTTGACTCACTTCGACTATatgatgaaatgaaaaaaaggagTTGGGTCCCAGGCCTTGAAGTTTACAATTCTTTAATATATGTACTAACTTGTGAGAATTGCTTTAAGGAAGCTCTCAATATCCTGGACAAAATGAAAGGATTGGGTTTGCAACCGGATTCTGCAACTTACAACTCAATGATACGCCCTCTGTGTGAAGCGAAAAGGTTAGAGGAGGCAGTAAATATATTGACCACCATGATGGACGAGAATCTCAGCCCTACCATGGAGACCTACCATGCATTTCTTGAGGGTGCAGGTTTTGAGGGAACATTTGAAGTTCTCAACCGAATGAGGAAAGTTGGTTTAGGTCCTACTGAGGATACCTTTCTTATACTTCTTGGAAAGTTCTTCAAACTAGAGCAACCTGAGAATGCATTGAAGATTTTCATGGAAATGAAGCAGTATGAAGTAGTGCCGAGTTCCACGCATTACTCGGTGTTGGTACAAGGGCTTGCAACATGTGGCTGGTTGATCAAGGCCAGGGAATTCTATGCTGAGATGAGAGCAAACGGATTTTTGGAAGATCCAAAGCTTAAGAAGCTCTTACAGGAACCAGTCCGAGGCAGTACAAATAAAGGGAAACAGCAGGTCCAACGGGGCAAGAGAGATGGGAGGGTGAATCATCACCACCAatcaagaaagaggaagaaatcaATCCGAAAGTCAAATTTGGAACTTTAA
- the LOC133863678 gene encoding magnesium transporter MRS2-1 produces MADLKERLLPPKPQSAVNLRDTSYRSSTSGRQPFQGMDFLGLKKRGQGLRSWIRVDASGNSQVIEVDKFTMMRRCDLPARDLRLLDPLFVYPSTILGREKAIVVNLEQIRCIITADEVLLLNSLDSYVLQYVVELQRRLTANGVSEVWQSDAADLYRRRGSRNFDNGFGSPSPDYLPFEFRALEVALEAACTFLDSQAAELEIEAYPLLDELTSKISTLNLERVRRLKSRLVALTRRVQKVRDEIEQLMDDDGDMAEMYLTEKKRRMETSVFGDQSLVAYRSTEGASVSAPVSPVSSPPEARRLEKSLSIARSRHESMRSSESATESIEELEMLLEAYFVVIDSTLNKLTSLKEYIDDTEDFINIQLDNVRNQLIQFELLLTTATFVVAIFGVVAGIFGMNFSIPLFDYPDAFKWVLIVTGIIGFIIFSAFVWFFKYRRLMPL; encoded by the exons ATGGCGGATCTTAAAGAACGCCTGCTTCCTCCAAAACCTCAGTCAGCTGTAAACCTTAGAGATACATCTTATCGATCTTCAACCTCTGGGCGGCAACCTTTCCAGGGTATGGATTTTTTGGGGCTCAAGAAACGGGGCCAAGGCCTTCGATCTTGGATTCGTGTTGATGCATCTGGGAATTCCCAAGTCATTGAGGTTGACAAATTCACTATGATGAGGCGTTGTGATCTTCCGGCCCGTGATCTACGCCTGCTTGATCCCCTATTTGTTTACCCCTCAACAATCCTTGGTAGGGAGAAGGCTATTGTTGTAAATTTGGAGCAGATTCGATGCATTATCACAGCAGATGAGGTTCTGCTCTTAAATTCCCTAGATAGTTATGTATTGCAATATGTGGTGGAGCTACAACGGCGGTTGACGGCAAATGGTGTGAGTGAGGTCTGGCAGTCAGATGCTGCTGACTTGTACCGAAGGAGGGGAAGTAGAAATTTTGACAATGGGTTTGGGAGCCCATCACCGGACTATTTGCCTTTCGAGTTTAGGGCACTGGAAGTTGCTCTGGAAGCTGCTTGTACATTTCTCGACTCTCAG GCAGCAGAATTGGAAATTGAAGCGTATCCGTTACTAGATGAACTGACATCAAAGATCAGTACACTTAATTTGGAACGCGTGCGTCGATTGAAAAGCAGGCTTGTCGCATTGACTCGGAGAGTTCAGAAG GTTAGGGATGAAATAGAGCAGCTCATGGATGATGATGGAGATATGGCTGAAATGTATCTTACTGAGAAGAAAAGGAGGATGGAAACATCCGTTTTTGGTGATCAGTCTTTGGTAGCATACAGATCAACTGAAGGTGCATCTGTTTCTGCTCCTGTTTCTCCTGTTTCTTCACCCCCAGAAGCCCGGAGACTTGAGAAAAGCTTGAGCATTGCAAGGAGCCGACATGAGAGTATGAGGAGTTCTGAAAGTGCCACAGAAAGTATAGAAGAGCTTGAGATGTTGTTGGAAGCATATTTTGTTGTCATTGATAGCACCCTAAACAAGTTGACATCG TTGAAGGAGTACATTGATGACACAGAAGATTTCATCAACATTCAGCTg GATAATGTTCGGAACCAGCTGATCCAATTTGAGCTACTACTCACAACGGCAACATTTGTTGTAGCGATCTTTGGGGTGGTAGCAGGGATCTTTGGCATGAATTTTTCAATACCATTATTCGATTACCCTGATGCCTTCAAGTGGGTCCTTATAGTCACAGGAATTATCGGGTTCATCATATTTAGTGCATTTGTGTGGTTCTTCAAGTACAGAAGGCTAATGCCACTATAA
- the LOC133864571 gene encoding putative receptor-like protein kinase At1g80870, which translates to MPSRPLAPPGQSLFTRTRVLFLALTISASVIIILSILYFLYHIWQSLVHRAKTIPFDSSAPLKLQRYSYRELKQATNGFDTANIIGKGGSGTVFRGILKDGKLIAIKRLDALSLQTEREFQNELQILGGLRSPFLVALLGYCVEKNKRVLIYEYIPNNSLQESLFGDGCLSLSWERRFDIILDVARALEFLHVGCDPPVIHGDIKPSNVLLDSDYRARISDFGLSRIKVEGEFGVDLFSQDLGKSQDLWKSQELSGNLAAETPAIGTPVESAHEVDFALALQASTSSKNSRISYNVKALNMNSLNYNANMASESDVKSSSAKGKEVSVVDIGGDDWSNRFVPYDEEFSSIDNSKELNFNASSTVDEEVDTKQWGKNWWWKQDGSGELCSKDYVMEWIGSQICPSTNPDWDEEKKSTALEQNNLDNSTPLDKLEGVTEPQFQENEFENLDKGYEKKEPRAKRNRKKKQRKMQEWWKEEHLAEISRKGSKLKNLETNWRRGFKMPHFGLGRQFYFRRKNLAEQNQKECDLNGEFSFRRGWKKKSTRSIGSDMGSGDLFSRELSSTTSMRGTLCYVAPEYGGCGFLMEKADIYSLGVLILVIVSGRRPLHVLASPMKLEKANLISWCRHLAQAGNILELVDERLKDDYIKDQASLCINLALACLQKLPELRPDIGEIVKILKGEMDLPPLQLEFSPSPSSKIYSRARRKHKANGE; encoded by the coding sequence ATGCCTTCAAGACCCTTAGCTCCTCCAGGGCAAAGTTTATTCACAAGAACAAGGGTGTTGTTCTTGGCCCTCACCATCTCGGCTTCCGTAATAATAATCCTCTCAATCCTCTACTTTCTTTATCATATCTGGCAATCCCTTGTGCACAGAGCTAAAACCATTCCCTTTGACTCCAGTGCTCCCCTGAAGCTCCAAAGATACTCGTACAGAGAGCTAAAGCAAGCCACCAATGGCTTTGACACTGCCAACATCATTGGCAAAGGCGGGTCAGGTACGGTGTTTAGAGGAATACTGAAAGATGGAAAACTCATTGCAATCAAGCGGTTGGACGCTCTTTCTTTGCAGACGGAGAGAGAGTTTCAGAATGAGCTGCAGATTCTTGGGGGCCTAAGGTCACCGTTTTTGGTTGCTCTGTTGGGATACTGCGTGGAAAAGAACAAAAGGGTCTTGATTTATGAGTATATTCCCAATAACAGCCTGCAAGAATCGCTTTTTGGAGATGGGTGTTTGAGTTTGAGCTGGGAAAGGAGGTTTGACATAATCTTGGACGTTGCTAGAGCTCTAGAATTCTTGCATGTTGGATGTGATCCGCCAGTGATTCATGGGGACATTAAGCCCAGCAATGTTTTGCTCGATTCGGATTACCGGGCAAGGATTTCCGATTTCGGGTTGTCGAGGATTAAGGTGGAAGGTGAGTTTGGTGTGGATTTGTTTAGCCAGGACTTGGGGAAGAGTCAGGATCTGTGGAAGAGCCAAGAGCTTTCAGGGAATTTGGCTGCGGAGACTCCGGCAATCGGTACCCCGGTGGAGAGTGCTCATGAGGTAGATTTTGCTCTTGCTTTACAGGCTTCtacttcttccaaaaatagTAGGATATCTTATAATGTTAAAGCTTTGAATATGAATTCTTTGAATTATAATGCTAACATGGCAAGTGAGAGTGATGTTAAGAGTAGTAGTGCGAAGGGGAAGGAAGTTTCGGTTGTAGACATCGGTGGGGATGATTGGAGTAATAGGTTTGTGCCTTATGATGAGGAGTTTTCCAGCATTGATAATAGTAAGGAGTTGAATTTTAATGCTTCTTCGACTGTTGATGAGGAGGTGGATACAAAACAATGGGGAAAGAATTGGTGGTGGAAGCAGGATGGGAGTGGTGAATTGTGTAGTAAGGATTATGTTATGGAATGGATAGGGAGTCAGATTTGCCCATCAACAAATCCTGACTGggatgaagaaaagaagagtaCTGCTCTTGAGCAAAATAACCTGGATAATTCAACTCCCTTAGATAAATTGGAAGGTGTGACTGAACCCCAATTCCaagaaaatgaatttgaaaatcttgataAAGGGTATGAGAAGAAAGAGCCGAGGGCCAAAAGAAATCGCAAGAAGAAACAGAGGAAGATGCAAGAGTGGTGGAAGGAAGAGCACCTTGCTGAGATTAGCAGGAAGGGTAGTAAGCTTAAAAATCTTGAAACCAATTGGAGAAGAGGTTTCAAAATGCCACATTTTGGTCTTGGAAGACAGTTTTACTTTAGACGAAAGAACTTAGCGGAGCAAAATCAGAAAGAGTGTGATTTAAATGGGGAGTTCAGTTTTAGAAGGGGATGGAAGAAAAAGAGCACTCGGTCTATTGGCAGTGACATGGGGAGCGGAGATCTTTTTAGTCGAGAGCTCAGCAGTACCACAAGCATGAGAGGGACTTTGTGCTATGTCGCACCAGAATATGGTGGATGTGGGTTCTTAATGGAGAAGGCTGATATTTACAGTCTAGGGGTTTTGATTCTTGTGATTGTTTCTGGTAGAAGGCCATTACATGTTCTTGCTTCCCCTATGAAGCTTGAGAAAGCAAACTTAATAAGCTGGTGTCGGCACTTGGCTCAAGCTGGAAACATCTTAGAACTTGTGGATGAGAGGCTAAAAGATGATTACATTAAGGACCAGGCAAGCTTGTGTATTAACCTGGCACTCGCTTGCTTACAGAAATTGCCGGAGTTGCGGCCGGATATCGGGGAAATCGTTAAGATATTGAAAGGGGAGATGGATCTCCCACCACTCCAACTTgagttctctccctctccttcttCCAAAATATACAGCAGGGCAAGGAGAAAACACAAGGCAAATGGAGAGTAG
- the LOC133864023 gene encoding early nodulin-like protein 19, with product MSSSTHLFFSLLLFFAASTLSPLLATDHIVGANRGWNPGINYTLWANNHTFYVGDLISFRYQKNQYNVFEVNQTGYDNCTTEFAVGNWSSGKDFVPLNEAKRYYFICGNGQCYNGMKVSVLVHPLPPPPSASVGVEHPPTSSAASVVLERGFGVLVVSFVVICFGSGWM from the exons ATGTCCAGCTCAACCCACCTCTTCTTTTCCCTCTTGCTCTTCTTCGCCGCTTCAACCCTTTCTCCCCTCCTTGCCACCGACCACATCGTCGGTGCCAACCGCGGCTGGAACCCCGGCATCAACTACACCCTTTGGGCCAATAACCACACCTTCTACGTTGGCGACCTCATCT CGTTTAGGTACCAAAAGAACCAGTACAATGTGTTTGAGGTAAACCAAACCGGCTATGACAACTGCACGACTGAATTTGCGGTGGGGAACTGGAGCAGCGGCAAAGATTTCGTGCCCCTGAATGAGGCGAAGAGGTATTACTTCATTTGCGGGAATGGACAGTGCTACAATGGAATGAAGGTCTCTGTACTTGTCCATCCTCTCCCGCCGCCCCCATCGGCTTCTGTGGGCGTTGAGCATCCCCCAACGAGTTCTGCTGCCTCAGTGGTTCTGGAGAGGGGGTTCGGGGTTCTGGTTGTATCttttgttgtgatttgttttggATCCGGGTGGATGTAG